The DNA window GCCGTGGCTGCGCAGTTTGGCCTTTTTCCACGCCCGGGCGTCCGCGGACATATGCACGGTAACCTTAAAGCCGATGCGGGCGCTCATGATGCCGATCGACATCCCGAGGTTGCCGGTTGAGCCGACGGCGATGCTGTACTGGCGGAAGAACTGTTTAAACTCCGGCGTCAGCAATTTGCGATAATCATCTGCGGTAGTCAGCAGCCCGGCCTCGAGCGCCAGCTTTTCCGCATGGGTCAGCACTTCATAGATGCCGCCGCGCGCTTTGATCGAGCCGGAGATCGGCAGATGGCTGTCTTTTTTCAGCAGCAGTTCGCCGCCAATCGGCTGGCCGAATTTTTGCTCGAGGCGGTGCTTCATTGCCGGAATGGCGACCACTTCCGATTCGATGATCCCGCCGCTGACGGCCGTTTCCGGGAAGGCTTCCGCCAGATAGGGCGCGAAGCGCTGAAGGCGGGCATGGGCGTCCTGCACGTCGTCGGCGGTCAGACCGACGTAAGGCAATCCCTCCGCCAGAGGGGTGGTGGCGGGGTTAAACCAGGTGGTTTCTTTCAGGGCGATCAGATCCTGCACAAGCGGGAAGGTCGCGGTCAAGGTAGTCAATTCAGCGTGTTTCATCATACGTCTCTTTGCGCTCAGATAATGAAAGAAAGCAGGAAGGTGGCGGCCAGTGCAAGTAGCGACGCGATAAAAGTCGCCGTCGTGTAGTACTTGAACGTTTCACTGAGGCTTGTGCCGCAGTACTGTTTGACCAGCCAGAAGAGGGAATCGGTGACGATCGTGCAGCCAATGGCGCCGGAACCGATAGCAATAGCGATGATCTCCGGGCTGACGCCGGGATAGAGCGGCAGCATCGGCGCGACGATGGCGGTGGCGCCCATCATCGCCACGGTGGCGGAGCCGACGGCGGCGTGCAGGATAAGCGCCACCAGCCAGGCCAGCAGAATCGGGTGCATATCGAGGTTCGACAGGATCACCGCCAGGCTATCGGCCAGGCCGCTGGATTTTAAGATCGCGTTGAACGCGCCGCCTGCGCCGATAATCAGCAGGATGTTGGCGATCGACCCAAAGCCATTTTCAGTATGGGTTAGCAGGACGCCCATCCCCATTTGCCGACGAATGCCGAGCATGTAATACGCGACAAAGACGGCGATAAACATCGCGGTGATGGGGTTGCCGATAAATTCCAGCACCGTATACAGCGTGCCGCCTTTCGCCATGTTCAGTTCGGCGACGGTTTTCACCAGCATCAGGCCAATCGGCAGCAGTACGGTAAACAGCGTGGCGCCGAGCGACGGCAGCGTCGACGCCTCGCGGACCTCAAGATTGGCAAATTCGGCCGGGACCGGTTTGTACGGCAGGCGGTTGCCTAACGCTCGGAGAAACAGCGGGCCGCCAACCAGCGAGGCGATCAGACCGACCAGCAGGCCATAGACAATTACTGTGCCAATATCGGCGCCCAGTTTGTTAGCGACAAACAGGGCCGCCGGATGCGGAGGGACCACGCAGTGCACCGCCATCAGCGCGGTACACAGCGGAATAGCCAGCTTCAGCAGCGAGGTGTTGGTTTTTTTGGCGATGGAGAAGGCCAGCGGGATCAGCAGGACCACGCCGACTTCGACAAACAGCGTGATGCCGCAGATCAGGCCGACCAGCACCATAATCACGTCCGCCGACAGCCAGCGGCAGCGCTGCAGCGTCAGGCCGATGCGCTCCGCCGCGCCGGAGACCTCCATCATCTTGCCGAGAATGGTGCCGAGGCCGATCACCGCCGCCAGGAAGCCCAGCGTGCCGCCGATCCCGCTCTCAATGGCGTTGACCATCTCCAGCGGCCCCATTCCCATCATCGCGCCGACGAAAAAGCTCGCCAGCAGCAGCGCCAGAAAAGGATGAAACTTCAGTTTGACGATCGTTAAGACGATTAACACGATGC is part of the Klebsiella quasipneumoniae subsp. quasipneumoniae genome and encodes:
- the dsdX gene encoding D-serine transporter DsdX produces the protein MGSQVWVVSTLLISIVLIVLTIVKLKFHPFLALLLASFFVGAMMGMGPLEMVNAIESGIGGTLGFLAAVIGLGTILGKMMEVSGAAERIGLTLQRCRWLSADVIMVLVGLICGITLFVEVGVVLLIPLAFSIAKKTNTSLLKLAIPLCTALMAVHCVVPPHPAALFVANKLGADIGTVIVYGLLVGLIASLVGGPLFLRALGNRLPYKPVPAEFANLEVREASTLPSLGATLFTVLLPIGLMLVKTVAELNMAKGGTLYTVLEFIGNPITAMFIAVFVAYYMLGIRRQMGMGVLLTHTENGFGSIANILLIIGAGGAFNAILKSSGLADSLAVILSNLDMHPILLAWLVALILHAAVGSATVAMMGATAIVAPMLPLYPGVSPEIIAIAIGSGAIGCTIVTDSLFWLVKQYCGTSLSETFKYYTTATFIASLLALAATFLLSFII